In a single window of the Zea mays cultivar B73 chromosome 5, Zm-B73-REFERENCE-NAM-5.0, whole genome shotgun sequence genome:
- the LOC100285069 gene encoding endoglucanase 1 precursor — translation MRAGAAARGDSPRAMSAAATPRHRLGVALLLLLVLGGADAKAHSYEDALRKSLLYFEAQRSGRLPHSQRVTWRHHSGLTDGLEQGVDLVGGYYDAGDHVKFGLPMAFTVTMLSWSLIEYGADVAAAGELGHALEAVKWGTDYFVKAHTRPDELWAEVGDGDTDHYCWQRPEDMTTSRQAYKVDRDHPGSDVAGETAAAMAAASIVFRDSNPHYAHLLLHHAQQLFEFADKYRGKYDSSIAEVKSYYASVSGYKDELLWAALWLHRATGRADYLDYVVDNADSFGGTGWAINEFSWDVKYAGVQILAARLLLRGEHATRHRSTLERYRAKAERYVCACLGRNTEGGADANVERSPGGMLYVRQWNNMQYVTSAAFLLSAYSDYLAEAGVRTVSCAGGETVAAREVAALARAQVDYVLGTNPRGVSYLVGYGPKYPSRVHHRAASIVPYKHSKEFIGCTQGFDHWFGRRSSNPNVLVGAIVGGPDRRDRFRDNRENYMQTEACTYNTAPMVGMFAKLHRLARQEREQGPTPAPAPAPVTSAAADV, via the exons ATGCGAGCGGGCGCAGCAGCGCGCGGGGACTCTCCTCGTGCAATGAGCGCCGCCGCGACGCCGCGCCACCGGCTCGGGGTCGCGCTTCTTCTCCTGCTGGTCCTCGGTGGCGCCGACGCGAAGGCGCACAGCTACGAGGACGCGCTGCGGAAGAGCCTGCTCTACTTCGAGGCGCAGCGCTCGGGCCGGCTCCCGCACAGCCAGCGCGTCACCTGGCGCCACCACTCCGGCCTCACCGACGGCCTCGAGCAAGGG GTGGACTTGGTCGGCGGATACTACGACGCCGGGGATCACGTCAAGTTCGGGCTCCCCATGGCGTTCACCGTCACCATGCTGTCGTGGAGCCTGATCGAGTACGGCGCCGACGTCGCGGCGGCCGGCGAGCTCGGCCACGCGCTCGAGGCCGTCAAGTGGGGCACCGACTACTTCGTCAAGGCGCACACCAGGCCCGATGAGCTGTGGGCTGAG GTGGGCGACGGCGACACGGACCACTACTGCTGGCAGCGGCCGGAGGACATGACGACGTCGCGGCAGGCGTACAAGGTCGACCGGGACCACCCGGGCTCCGACGTCGCCGGCGAGACCgcggcggccatggcggccgCGTCCATCGTCTTCCGCGACTCCAACCCGCACTACGCGCACCTGCTCCTGCACCACGCCCAGCAG CTGTTCGAGTTCGCCGACAAGTACAGGGGCAAATACGACAGCAGCATCGCTGAGGTGAAGAGCTACTACGCGTCCGTGAGCGGGTACAAGGACGAGCTCCTGTGGGCCGCCCTGTGGCTCCACCGCGCCACCGGCAGGGCTGACTACCTCGACTACGTCGTCGACAATGCCGACAGCTTCGGCGGCACCGGCTGGGCCATCAACGAGTTCAGCTGGGACGTCAAGTACGCCGGCGTCCAGATCCTAGCAGCAAGG TTGCTGCTGAGAGGGGAGCACGCGACGCGCCACCGGAGCACGCTGGAGCGGTACAGGGCCAAGGCGGAGCGCTACGTGTGCGCGTGCCTGGGCCGGAACACGGAAGGCGGCGCGGACGCCAACGTGGAGCGCAGCCCCGGCGGGATGCTCTACGTCCGGCAGTGGAACAACATGCAGTACGTGACCAGCGCCGCGTTCCTGCTCTCCGCCTACTCCGACTACCTGGCCGAGGCCGGCGTCCGGACCGTGTCGTGCGCGGGCGGCGAGACCGTGGCGGCCCGGGAGGTGGCCGCGCTCGCCAGGGCGCAGGTGGACTACGTGCTCGGCACCAACCCCAGGGGCGTCAGCTACCTCGTCGGCTACGGCCCCAAGTACCCCAGCCGGGTGCACCACCGCGCCGCGTCCATCGTGCCGTACAAGCACAGCAAGGAGTTCATCGGCTGCACGCAGGGCTTCGACCACTGGTTCGGCCGCCGGAGCTCCAACCCCAACGTGCTCGTCGGCGCCATCGTCGGCGGGCCGGACCGGCGGGACAGGTTCAGGGACAACCGGGAGAACTACATGCAGACGGAGGCCTGCACGTACAACACGGCCCCGATGGTCGGCATGTTCGCCAAGCTGCACCGGTTGGCGCGGCAGGAGCGGGAACAGGGGCcgacgccggcgccggcgccggcgcccgtCACGTCTGCAGCGGCCGATGTGTAA